In Lacinutrix sp. Bg11-31, the DNA window CTTATCATGAAATACATAATCGCTTCACTTTTTTTAGTGTTTTTATCTGCTTGTAAATCAGAAACAAAAGAACCAATTAATACAGTTTCAATAAAAGAAGATGTTACTTTTTTAGCGTCAGATGCTTTAGAAGGCAGACAAACTGGAAGCGATGGAGAGCAAAAAGCAGCGAAATATATTGCAGAAAGATTTCAAAATATTGGTTTACAAGAAAAAGGAACAAAAGGGTATCTGCAAACGTTTTCATTTCGCCCAAAAACAGATCCACACCAGAAAGTAAATTATACTGTAAAAGATGGAGACAGTACAATTACAGGAACAAACGTTATTGGTTTTATAGATAACAAAGCAGAAAACACCATTATAATTGGTGCACATTACGATCATTTAGGTTTAGGCGCAGAAGGCTCGTTACATAGAGGTGAAAAAGCAATTCATAATGGAGCAGACGATAATGCAAGTGGAGTAGCAGTGCTTTTAAATTTAGCAGAAAAACTAAAAGCCAAAAACATAAACAACAACTATTTATTCATGGCTTTTTCTGGTGAAGAAATGGGATTATTAGGGTCTAACTATTTTGTAAAAAACCCAACTATAGATACAAAGAAAGTAAACTATATGATTAATATGGATATGGTTGGACGCTTAAAAGCAGATAGTACTTTGGCTGTTTATGGTGTTGGTACGTCTCCAATTTTAAAACAGACAGTAACATCTAACAATTCTAAATTTAAAATAGTTGCTAAAGAATCTGGTGTTGGACCAAGCGATCACACGAGTTTTTATAATGCAGATATTCCTGTACTACATTTATTTACTGGCCAGCATGAAGATTACCATAAGCCAAGTGATGATACCGAAAAACTAAATTATGAAGGAATGAAAACCATTTCTAATTACATTTTCGAAATCATTACAGATCTTGATAACAATGGTAAATTACCGTTTAGAGAAACAAAAAATGAAAGCGACGAAGTCCCAAAGTTTGAAGTTGGATTAGGTGTCACACCAGATTATTTATACGATGGATTAGGTATGCGAATAGATGGTACACGATCTAATACTCCAGCCACAAATGCAGGTATTCAAAAAGGAGATATTGTAATGAAAATGGGAACTCATGACATTACAGATATGATGAGTTATATGAAAGCCTTAGCAAGCTTTAAAAAAGGAGACTCTACCAAAGTAATTGTAAAACGAGATGAAGAATTGGTTGAAGCAGATGTTACTTTTTAATAAACGAAACAATTGTCACTTCGAGTAATTTTGAGGCACGAAAAATTGTATAAAGAAGTTAAAATATGATTAAAACAAAAACCGATTTCATAAATAAAATCCACCTAATAATTTCGGTAAGTATTGTTGTGCCAACAGCAATTATATACGGTTTTAAGCCAGAATTAAGCTTCGATATGTTTCTAGAAACAATAGATGAGCATAATTTCTACAAAGCAGTTATGGGATTGTATTTAGGGTTTTCAGCACTTTGGGTTTTTGGATTGTTTAAAGCCAGTTATCTTAAAACAGCTATTGTAACTAATATTATTTTTATGCTTGGCTTAGGTTTTGGAAGAGTTGTAAGTATTTTGGCAGATGGAATACCAACTTTTGGATATGTTTTTGGTGTAATTGCTGAATTGTTTTTGGGATTCTATGGACTTTGGGTTTTAAACCGAATTAATATAGAGATAAAGATTTAATAAAAAACCGTAATTTTGCCCAAAAACAGAATACTTTGGTTAAAATAGACAACATAGAACTTCCGGATTTCCCATTACTTTTAGCACCAATGGAAGATGTTAGCGATCCACCTTTTCGTGCTTTATGCAAAGAACAAGGTGCAGATGTTGTGTATACCGAGTTTGTAAGTAGTGAAGGTTTAATTCGTAATGCGGCAAAAAGCGTTATGAAATTAGATATCTATGAGAAAGAACGACCTGTTGGTATTCAAATTTTTGGAGCTAATATGGAAAGTATGTTAGAAACCATCGATATTGTTACGGCTTCTAAACCAGATATTATCGATATTAATTTTGGTTGTCCCGTAAAAAAGGTAGTAAGTAAAGGTGCGGGAGCAGGCATTTTAAAAGACATCTGTTTAATGGAGCAGCTAACTGCCGAAATGGTAAAACGTACCAATATTCCAATTACCGTAAAAACACGTTTAGGTTGGGATGATGATTCTATTAGAATTGTTGAGGTTGCTGAAAGACTCCAAGATGTGGGTTGTAAAGCTATCGCAATTCATGGTAGAACTAGAGCGCAAATGTATAAAGGTGATGCAAATTGGAAACCTATTGCTGAAGTTAAAAATAATCCAAGAATGCACATTCCTGTATTTGGAAATGGAGATGTAACAACACCTGAACTCGCTATGAAAATGCGAGATGAATATGGTTTAGATGGCTGCATGATTGGTCGTGCAACAATTGGTAATCCTTGGTTCTTTAAACAAGTAAAACACTTTTTTGAAACAGGAGAACATTATAGACCAATTACTATGCAAGAACGTGTAGAAGCTGCTCGCAGACATTTACAAATGTCTATTGATTGGAAAGGAGAGATATTAGGTGTCTTTGAAACAAGAAGACATTATACAAACTACTTTAAAGGGATTCCACACTTTAAAGAACATAGAATGAAAATGGTAACTAGCGATGCGTCTGTAGATGTATTTGCTGCTTTTGATGAGGTACTTGAGAAGTTTGGTGATTTTCAATTCACGGAATAGTTAAGAGCAAATTTCCAAAATAAATATATTATTATGAGCTCCTTTCTTTAATTAAAGAGAGGGGTTTTTATTTTTAGATTAAAACCTGAAGGTTTTCAATTTGTACGAAGCTGTATAAATATTAAAAAATAAAGTAAAAAAGAGAGCTTGTAAGTTAAGACCAAGCTTAACAAGTACGTGCGAGAAGGATTGATGCGGCATCCTTTTTTGTTTTTCTTAAAAAAAGATATAGCGGAAAGCCTGTTTGCCTTTTTAGGCAGCTCGCCCAAAATAATCTAACCCATTTTTACCATATCTTTTGTAATTCTTGCCGAAGCAATTTTCGAGGCTATTACACCCAAAACAGTAATTGTTACAAAAACAAGAAGCATGTTTTCGAACTTAATAGCAAGTGGATAAGGTAAAGAATTGGTGATGTAAACTTTTAGAAATTCTGGCCCATATATTTGGTTAACGGAAACCAGATAACCAATAAATAGACCTAAAAGAGAGCCTATAATTGTCATTGCTGCTCCTTGAATAAAAAAGATGCGTCTAATATCTTTTAATGTTGCTCCAATACTATAAAGTGTAGTTAAAGTCCTTTTTTTGTCTAAAATCATCATGATTATAGAACCGATAACATTAAAAATTAAGATAATTGAGACTAATGTGAGCAGCAGATAAACCATAAGGTTTTCGGTGTTTAGCATTTTGTTTAACGCATCGTTTAGCTGTGCTGTATTTTTTAATGTGATATTATCTCCTAAAATGGCTTGAATTTGAGATTTTACTTCGTCTTCGTTTACACCTTCCTTTAATCTAAATTCAATATTTGTAATCTGGTTGTCTTTAAAACTTAGTAGCTCTTGCGCTACTTCTAAGGCTGCAAAAATATAACTATCGTCTAATTTTTCGTTTACAGTAAATACACCAACATTTGTAGTTTCAACTTGATTAAAGGCCTGCTCTATAGACGTAATTTGTCCTTTTCCTGGTTTGGGCACAAATAGAGTGATGCGCTTTCCATAATCTAAAAGGCCAATATTTAAACTATTAGAAACGCCATATCCAACTACAACTTGGTTGGTTTTATCGGTTAACCAACTGCCTTTCCATAGAATAGAATCTATTACATTTAATTTTGTAAAATTAGCATCTACACCTTTAATAAATAAAGGTTGTCTTTTTCCATCGAAAGAAGCAATAACGCGTTCTTCTACAATTTTAGAATAATTTGCAATACCTGTTATTGCGCTTAGTTTTGTTTCGGTACTTGGATCTAAAATAAAAGATTTACCAATGGTGGTTTCGGCTTTTAAATCGGGATCTATTATGGTTGTATACTGAAGCGTAAATTCGCGAAGACCAGCAAAACCTGAGAGTACAACAAATAAAGAAGCAGAACCTAGAATAATACCAACAATGGCAATATAGGTTATAAAATTAATTGCATTATTAGAGCTTTTAGACCGTAAATAGCGTTTTGCGATGTAAAGTGGAAAGCTCAAACAGTTTAAGATTTTTTACGTTTCTTAAAAAGGTCTGGATCTTTTAATGGGTTGTCTTCTCCTTTTAAAGATTGTTCAATTTTATCAATATGCTCTAGAGAATCGTCCACAAAAAAGTAAAGTTGTGGCATTCTGCGTAATTGATTTCTTGTACGTTGAGCTAATTCATGACGAATAAAAGGCTGATTAGATTTTATGCCTTCTACCAATTCCTTAGCTTTGTTGTTAGGGAAAATACTTAAATATACTTTTGCAACCGATAAATCTACGGTTACACTAACCTTAGATACCGAAATAATAACACCACGCATTCCACCTTGAGTAGCTGCTGTTTGTAGTATATCTACTAGATCGCGTTGTAAAACCGACCCTATTTTTTTTTGTCTTTGACTTTCTTCTGTTTTCATCTATTGTATTAATCCAAAGCTTTAGTATTAAAGAGTTGGACTGCAAAAATACGCTTTTTAAATATTATAGTATTTTTGAAAGCAAATTTTGTACCTTAATTAAGGATTAGAGTAGAATTAAATTAAAAAAAAAGATTTCCGTCTACGCGGAAATAAAAAAATAGAGCATTAAATGAATAAAATAGAACACATTGGTATTGCTGTTAAAAGCTTGAAAGATTCAAATAGTTTGTTTGCCAAGTTATTTGGTGAGCCACATTATAAAACTGAAGAAGTAAGGTCTGAAGGTGTAAATACGTCTTTTTTTCAAGTAGGTGATAATAAAATTGAATTACTTGAAGCGACTAAGGAAGACAGCCCAATAGCCAAGTTTATAGAGAAGAAAGGTGAAGGCATCCACCACATAGCCTTCGATGTCGATGATATTGTAGCCGAAATTGAAAGACTTAAAAACGAAGGTTTTATTGTTTTAAACGAAATACCAAAAAAAGGAGCAGACAATAAATTAGTAGCTTTTTTACACCCAAAGTCCTCTAATGGAGTACTAATAGAACTGTGTCAAGAAATAAAGGAAGAAATAAAGAAATAAAATGTTGTGACCTTTTAAAATTAATATTAGATTTGCAAACCAATTTTGGTCCCATAGCTCAGTTGGTTAGAGCACCTGACTCATAATCAGGTGGTCCTTGGTTCGAGCCCAAGTGGGACCACATAAAATTGTAAAAGCCTTTCATTTATTTGAAAGGCTTTTTTTTGTTTTTGCTTTTAGCAGTTATGTCTTAAGTTTAAAAATTATTAAATATAGAATATAATCAAGCAGTTATTTATAGCCACTGCGCTGTACCTTCGTTATTTCTTATTATAAAACTTTCCATTTTTAATTACCATAAAGAGGTCATCTATATGATCAATATTTTCCACAGGATTTGAATTTAAAAAAAGCAAATTTGCTTTTTTACCAACCTCAATGGTTCCTTGGTTATCAATAATTCCAGTTGCTTGTGCCGAATTTTTAGTAGCAGAAACAAGAGCTTCAAAAGGAGTGAAACCTGCTTCATTGACTAATAGCTTCATTTCATATTGCACAAATGTCGCTTGGTCAGAGTCGCTACCTGCAGCCACTTTTACACCTGCGTTTTTTGCTTCTCTAGTTATTCTTTTCGCCATTTCATACCTCCAGTGTGCATTCTTTAAACCTTTATAAGACTCATAAACAGTTAGTGTTGCGTCAAGGACCACATTATATTGTTTCATTAATTCAAAGATGGAATTAAGTTTAAGCTTGCTGTATTCTTCGTCCCAAAATTCAGGTAACATTTCTAACGCACCAGTTCCTTTCCAACTACTTGGAATATTCGTTTTTTCTCGATAAGTTTGATTCACAAGCATGTCTGAATGAGAAATAGAAATTACACCTGAAGACACTACATCTATGGGTAAAGTGGGTATTAAAGATGCGTGAGACCATACTGGAATGTTTTGTTTTTTTGCTTCTAAAACAATTGTTTTAATTTGTTGGTTGGTTAACAATGCATAAAGTTTTATGCCTTTTGCACCAGTTCCTTTTGCTTGAGCAACTTCTAAAAGAATGTTTGAATTGTCATCAATAGCTTTCATATAAGGCATTTGTCCACTTACTCCGCCTTGTGCAGTAGCCAAGGTTCTTGGGTCTTTAAAAAACTTAGAACCAGCCATTAAGGAAGAGTAATAGATATTAGGTGCTACTATATCTCCCACTAATGCATTTCTTGATAGACTAGATAAAGCTCTCGCATCACCAGCCATATCTCTAACAGAAGTGATACCTGTTAATAACATTTCTTTAAGCACTTTTTCTGCATTATCTCTTCTTTCTTCTGTTGGGTCTGTTGCAAAATGAACATGAGAATCAATTAAGCCAGGAACTACAAATTTTCCTTTTAATTTTATGGATGGAATTGTATCATTAAGACTATAGTTTTTAGATGGTAAAATCTTGGAAATTTTATCATTGTTGATTATTATGGTATAATCATACAGTATATCATTTGTGTTTACGTCAATAATATTGACATTTTGCAAAGCATAAGAACTAAAACTTATTTGAGCGGTTGCTGTTGTAGTTGTCAAAACGAATAGAAGAGCACTTGATGCAATTTGCCTTAAGTTCATGTTTTTTAAGAGTTTTATCATTGGTTATCGGTTTGTTATATTGAAATACAACTCTGTTGTATAGGAATAGTGTGAGGGTTTTTGAAGAGAAATCAGCCGTAACAAAACAGCACGAACTGTTGATTAAGCACTAAACTACACATTATTTTTATATGGTGCTACCAAACATTTTTTATTCATCAGTCCGAATTAAAATCAGACAGTAAGCCTCTTTTTGATAGATTCCGAAGAATAAATTCAAACATAAAACTATTAAAAGCGCTAATATTGAGTGATTCTGGTATTTTATCGAAAAAAAACTACACTTCGTAGAGTGTTTTTAACGAATAAGTGATAAAAAGTTTTGTAAAGACGGTTTTTTTTATACATTTACACTCCGAATTATGATACAAAATAAAAAAATATTTGCCTCAATCTTATTTTTATTAATAAGTTTTGTATGCTCAGCTCAAACACCTCCACCACCTCCCTTAGGACCTGCTGGACCTGTAGGATTACCTATAGACAGTGGTTTAATTGCGTTGTTTGCAGTAGGCGTTTTGTATGGTATTTATAAAATGTATCGTCTTAAAAAAAAAGCAATCTAGCTATTTAAAGCGTTTAGTCTCGAAACGTATTTTCCAATAACATCAAATTCTAAATTCACTATAGAGCCAATTTTAAAAGCTTTAAAATTTGTGTGCTCGTATGTGTAGGGAATTATAGCGACACTAAATGTATCTCGTTTAGAGTTCACAACTGTTAAACTCACTCCATTTACAGTTACAGAGCCTTTTTCAATTGTTATATTACTAAGAGAGGAATCGTATTTAAAAGTAAACAACCAACTTCCTTCGGTTTCTTTAACATTTATGCATTGTGCAATTTGGTCTACATGTCCTTGTACAATATGTCCATCAAGCCTGTCGCCAAGTTTCATTGCACGTTCTAAATTAACTGTGTCTGAAAGCTTTAGATTTCCAATATTTGTTTTGTCTAAGGTTTCTTTAATAGCAGTAACTGTGTAATTATTACCCTCAATTTTAACAACAGTTAAACACACACCATTATGCGCAACACTTTGATCTATTTTTAATTCGCTTGTAAAAGCACTTTCAACTGTAATATGTAAGTTGTCTTTTTCCTTTTTAAGATTTGTAACGTGACCCAAGCTTTCAATAATTCCTGTAAACATACTTTTAACTATATTATTTGGTTAAATTTGCGTGTATAAAATTACGAACAATAGTTAGCATTATTAATGAAGAGAGAAGAAAAAATAATTGTAGGCATCTCTATAGGAGATTTAAACGGTATAGGTTCAGAAATTGTATTAAAGATTTTTGAAGATAATAGAATGCTGGATTTCTTTACTCCAGTAATTTTTGCATCTACAAAAACAATGACTTTTGTTAAGAACCATTTTAAGTTAAACATTAATTTGAATGGTATAAATAATGCAAACGAAATTCTTCACGGTAAAGTAAACGTGCTAAATTGTTGGAAAGAAAACGTAAACATTAATTTTGGTAAAGAAGACACTAAAATAGGTGAGTATGCTATTAAATCTCTTGAAAGCGCAACAAAAGCTTTAAAGGACAAAACAATAGATGTGTTAGTAACAGCACCTATTAATAAAAGTAATATTCAGTCTGAAACCTTTAAATTTCCTGGGCATACAGATTATCTCGCTCAAGAACTAGAAGGAGATAGCTTAATGTTTATGGTTACAGAGACATTAAGAGTTGGTTTACTAACAGACCATGTCCCAGTAAAAGATGTTTCAAGTCATATCTCTGCAGAATTAATAACTAAAAAAATAGAGACTGTTTACAATTCTTTAAAAAAGGATTTCAGAATTAGTAAGCCAAAAATAGCTGTTTTAGGCATAAATCCTCATACAGGAGATAATGGTGTTATTGGTACAGAAGATGATACCGTAATGCGACCAACATTAAAAAAGATTAAAGAAAGCGGGAAATTAGTTTTTGGACCTTACGCAGCAGATAGTTTTTTTGGAAGTGATAATTACAAAAGTTTCGATGCTATAATCGCATCATATCACGATCAAGGTTTAATACCATTTAAAACATTATCGTTTGGTCAAGGTGTAAACTTTACTGCAGGACTAAATAGAATAAGGACATCGCCAGATCATGGCACAGCTTATGAGATTGCAGGTAAAGGTATAGCAGATACAGGTTCTTTTAAAGAAGCTCTTTTTACAGCTGTTAGTATTTTCAATAATAGAAATGAATTTGAAGAGCTAAACAAAAACCCTTTAACCATTGGTAAAAGGAAGCGTTTTGATGAAAGAAAATACGAGTCAAAAAAGAAGTAAACAAAAAATTGTTAATAAGTCTGCTCAATAAATAAAAAATTGTATATTTGCAGGCTCAAAATAGATGCGATAATGAAGCCATTGAAAGAGTTTACAATTCCATTTGTAGGTTTAAAAGAAGGAAAACATCATTTTGATTTTAATATTGATAATAAGTTCTTTGAATATTTTGAATATGAAGACTTTAATAGTAGTAATTTAAAAGTTGATGTTGAATTTGTAAAAAAATCAACACTTTTAGAACTACATTTTGAAGTTTCAGGAACAGTAAACGTTAATTGCGACGTTACTAACGAACCTTACGATCAATCGTTGCAAAATGAATTTGATTTAGTAGTTAAGTTTGGTGATGAGTATAATGATGAGAATATAGATATTTTAATCATTTCGCATGGAGAATACGAGATTAGTATACAACAATATGTATATGAACTTATAGTATTAGCTATGCCAACAAAAAGAATTCATCCTGGAATTGAAGATGGTACATTAGATTCAGACATACTTGAAAGATTAGAAGAATTAAGTCCTAAAGAAAAGGATATAAAAGAAGACCAAGAGGAAACAGATCCTCGTTGGAATACATTAAAGAAACTATTAACGGATAAATAAAATAATAAAATGGCACATCCTAAAAGAAAAATCTCGAAAACAAGAAGAGA includes these proteins:
- a CDS encoding DUF4345 domain-containing protein, yielding MIKTKTDFINKIHLIISVSIVVPTAIIYGFKPELSFDMFLETIDEHNFYKAVMGLYLGFSALWVFGLFKASYLKTAIVTNIIFMLGLGFGRVVSILADGIPTFGYVFGVIAELFLGFYGLWVLNRINIEIKI
- a CDS encoding M20/M25/M40 family metallo-hydrolase encodes the protein MKYIIASLFLVFLSACKSETKEPINTVSIKEDVTFLASDALEGRQTGSDGEQKAAKYIAERFQNIGLQEKGTKGYLQTFSFRPKTDPHQKVNYTVKDGDSTITGTNVIGFIDNKAENTIIIGAHYDHLGLGAEGSLHRGEKAIHNGADDNASGVAVLLNLAEKLKAKNINNNYLFMAFSGEEMGLLGSNYFVKNPTIDTKKVNYMINMDMVGRLKADSTLAVYGVGTSPILKQTVTSNNSKFKIVAKESGVGPSDHTSFYNADIPVLHLFTGQHEDYHKPSDDTEKLNYEGMKTISNYIFEIITDLDNNGKLPFRETKNESDEVPKFEVGLGVTPDYLYDGLGMRIDGTRSNTPATNAGIQKGDIVMKMGTHDITDMMSYMKALASFKKGDSTKVIVKRDEELVEADVTF
- the mce gene encoding methylmalonyl-CoA epimerase, whose protein sequence is MNKIEHIGIAVKSLKDSNSLFAKLFGEPHYKTEEVRSEGVNTSFFQVGDNKIELLEATKEDSPIAKFIEKKGEGIHHIAFDVDDIVAEIERLKNEGFIVLNEIPKKGADNKLVAFLHPKSSNGVLIELCQEIKEEIKK
- the pdxA gene encoding 4-hydroxythreonine-4-phosphate dehydrogenase PdxA, with product MKREEKIIVGISIGDLNGIGSEIVLKIFEDNRMLDFFTPVIFASTKTMTFVKNHFKLNINLNGINNANEILHGKVNVLNCWKENVNINFGKEDTKIGEYAIKSLESATKALKDKTIDVLVTAPINKSNIQSETFKFPGHTDYLAQELEGDSLMFMVTETLRVGLLTDHVPVKDVSSHISAELITKKIETVYNSLKKDFRISKPKIAVLGINPHTGDNGVIGTEDDTVMRPTLKKIKESGKLVFGPYAADSFFGSDNYKSFDAIIASYHDQGLIPFKTLSFGQGVNFTAGLNRIRTSPDHGTAYEIAGKGIADTGSFKEALFTAVSIFNNRNEFEELNKNPLTIGKRKRFDERKYESKKK
- a CDS encoding DUF177 domain-containing protein, with amino-acid sequence MKPLKEFTIPFVGLKEGKHHFDFNIDNKFFEYFEYEDFNSSNLKVDVEFVKKSTLLELHFEVSGTVNVNCDVTNEPYDQSLQNEFDLVVKFGDEYNDENIDILIISHGEYEISIQQYVYELIVLAMPTKRIHPGIEDGTLDSDILERLEELSPKEKDIKEDQEETDPRWNTLKKLLTDK
- a CDS encoding amidohydrolase family protein; translation: MIKLLKNMNLRQIASSALLFVLTTTTATAQISFSSYALQNVNIIDVNTNDILYDYTIIINNDKISKILPSKNYSLNDTIPSIKLKGKFVVPGLIDSHVHFATDPTEERRDNAEKVLKEMLLTGITSVRDMAGDARALSSLSRNALVGDIVAPNIYYSSLMAGSKFFKDPRTLATAQGGVSGQMPYMKAIDDNSNILLEVAQAKGTGAKGIKLYALLTNQQIKTIVLEAKKQNIPVWSHASLIPTLPIDVVSSGVISISHSDMLVNQTYREKTNIPSSWKGTGALEMLPEFWDEEYSKLKLNSIFELMKQYNVVLDATLTVYESYKGLKNAHWRYEMAKRITREAKNAGVKVAAGSDSDQATFVQYEMKLLVNEAGFTPFEALVSATKNSAQATGIIDNQGTIEVGKKANLLFLNSNPVENIDHIDDLFMVIKNGKFYNKK
- a CDS encoding riboflavin synthase, with amino-acid sequence MFTGIIESLGHVTNLKKEKDNLHITVESAFTSELKIDQSVAHNGVCLTVVKIEGNNYTVTAIKETLDKTNIGNLKLSDTVNLERAMKLGDRLDGHIVQGHVDQIAQCINVKETEGSWLFTFKYDSSLSNITIEKGSVTVNGVSLTVVNSKRDTFSVAIIPYTYEHTNFKAFKIGSIVNLEFDVIGKYVSRLNALNS
- a CDS encoding PID-CTERM protein-sorting domain-containing protein; the encoded protein is MIQNKKIFASILFLLISFVCSAQTPPPPPLGPAGPVGLPIDSGLIALFAVGVLYGIYKMYRLKKKAI
- the rbfA gene encoding 30S ribosome-binding factor RbfA; protein product: MKTEESQRQKKIGSVLQRDLVDILQTAATQGGMRGVIISVSKVSVTVDLSVAKVYLSIFPNNKAKELVEGIKSNQPFIRHELAQRTRNQLRRMPQLYFFVDDSLEHIDKIEQSLKGEDNPLKDPDLFKKRKKS
- a CDS encoding FtsX-like permease family protein, translated to MSFPLYIAKRYLRSKSSNNAINFITYIAIVGIILGSASLFVVLSGFAGLREFTLQYTTIIDPDLKAETTIGKSFILDPSTETKLSAITGIANYSKIVEERVIASFDGKRQPLFIKGVDANFTKLNVIDSILWKGSWLTDKTNQVVVGYGVSNSLNIGLLDYGKRITLFVPKPGKGQITSIEQAFNQVETTNVGVFTVNEKLDDSYIFAALEVAQELLSFKDNQITNIEFRLKEGVNEDEVKSQIQAILGDNITLKNTAQLNDALNKMLNTENLMVYLLLTLVSIILIFNVIGSIIMMILDKKRTLTTLYSIGATLKDIRRIFFIQGAAMTIIGSLLGLFIGYLVSVNQIYGPEFLKVYITNSLPYPLAIKFENMLLVFVTITVLGVIASKIASARITKDMVKMG
- the dusB gene encoding tRNA dihydrouridine synthase DusB — its product is MVKIDNIELPDFPLLLAPMEDVSDPPFRALCKEQGADVVYTEFVSSEGLIRNAAKSVMKLDIYEKERPVGIQIFGANMESMLETIDIVTASKPDIIDINFGCPVKKVVSKGAGAGILKDICLMEQLTAEMVKRTNIPITVKTRLGWDDDSIRIVEVAERLQDVGCKAIAIHGRTRAQMYKGDANWKPIAEVKNNPRMHIPVFGNGDVTTPELAMKMRDEYGLDGCMIGRATIGNPWFFKQVKHFFETGEHYRPITMQERVEAARRHLQMSIDWKGEILGVFETRRHYTNYFKGIPHFKEHRMKMVTSDASVDVFAAFDEVLEKFGDFQFTE